In Oryza sativa Japonica Group chromosome 3, ASM3414082v1, one DNA window encodes the following:
- the LOC4334498 gene encoding protochlorophyllide-dependent translocon component 52, chloroplastic — MAPLSLLLRSGARPASLPLRVDGAASQRIASLAAPPRRPWIGRGVALRLPTSVSAVSAAETETETPPVAEEVRAPAAGEERFDWLDQWYPVAPVCDLDPRKPHGKMVLGLRVVAWFDGGGEWRVVDDACPHRLAPLSEGRVDGKGRLQCAYHGWCFDGHGSCQFIPQAPALGPPVHKNSKACVASYPSVVQNNILWFYPRTEPEYRDVLQRKRPPYFPDLDDPSFNTVFGVRDFPYGYDMLVENLMDPAHVPYAHKGLFPQFQDKEDPGRVEFDQERGGPVKMKIEEANIDGFLSIQGENWGHFRFIAPCTINRSELPLETLEKQQQQPQGMLVFLCIPVAPGRSRVIWVFPQSVSAWPDKFIPRWLHHMVTNTVLDSDLYLLHIEERNFAAVGVDKWQKACYVPTLSDNMIITFRNWFRKYCKHQVGWATPMVNQLPTTPTKDQLMERYWSHVMQCTSCSAALKWMRAMEVALQVASVAVVGFLAAGKGTTVVTSAVQRAAVVAAAALCFAASRWLANFIEKSFYFQDYVHAYK; from the exons AtggctcccctctccctcctcctccgctccggcgcGCGGCCTGCTTCGCTTCCCCTCCGTGTCGATGGCGCCGCCAGTCAGAGAATAGCTAGCCTAGCGGCGCCACCGCGTCGGCCGTGGATCGGCCGTGGCGTGGCGCTGCGGCTGCCGACGTCGGTCTCGGCCGTATCGGCggccgagaccgagaccgagacgccgccggtggccgagGAGGtgcgggcgccggcggcaggGGAGGAGCGGTTTGACTGGCTGGACCAGTGGTATCCCGTGGCTCCGGTGTGCGACCTCGACCCGCGCAAGCCGCACGGGAAGATGGTGCTGGGCCTCCGCGTCGTCGCGtggttcgacggcggcggcgagtggcgcGTGGTGGACGACGCGTGCCCGCACCGCCTCGCGCCGCTGTCGGAGGGACGCGTCGACGGCAAGGGCCGCCTCCAGTGCGCCTACCATGGCTGGTGCTTCGATGGACATGGCTCCTGCCAGTTCATCCCCCAAGCTCCTGCCCTTGGCCCTCCC GTGCACAAGAACAGCAAGGCGTGCGTGGCGTCGTACCCGAGCGTGGTACAGAACAACATCCTGTGGTTCTACCCGAGAACGGAGCCAGAGTACCGCGACGTGCTGCAGAGGAAGCGGCCGCCATACTTCCCAGATCTCGATGATCCGTCCTTCAACACCGTCTTCGGCGTCAGGGACTTCCCCTACGG GTACGACATGTTGGTGGAGAACCTCATGGACCCTGCTCACGTCCCCTACGCACACAAGGGGCTCTTCCCTCAGTTCCAAGACAAGGAAGATCCAGGCAG AGTTGAGTTTGATCAGGAACGCGGCGGCCCGGTCAAGATGAAGATAGAGGAGGCCAACATCGACGGGTTCCTGTCAATCCAGGGGGAGAATTGGGGCCACTTCAGGTTCATCGCGCCGTGCACGATCAACCGGTCAGAGTTGCCCCTCGAGACACTG gagaagcagcagcagcagcctcagGGGATGCTGGTGTTCTTGTGCATCCCTGTGGCTCCTGGAAGGAGCAGGGTGATATGGGTGTTTCCACAGAGCGTCAGCGCCTGGCCTGACAAGTTCATACCACGGTGGCTTCACCACATGGTGACGAACaccgttttggattcggatttgtACCTCCTCCATATCGAG GAGCGCAATTTCGCGGCGGTTGGCGTTGATAAATGGCAGAAAGCTTGCTATGTTCCCACTTTATCTGACAACATGATCATCACCTTCAGAAACTGGTTCAGAAAGTACTGCAAGCATCAGGTTGGCTGGGCAACTCCAATGGTTAATCAGCTGCCAACAACTCCTACCAAAGATCAGCTCATGGAGAG GTACTGGTCACATGTCATGCAGTGCACCAGCTGCAGCGCTGCACTGAAGTGGATGAGGGCGATGGAGGTCGCACTGCAGGTggcgtcggtcgccgtcgtcgggttcctcgccgccggcaaggGGACGACGGTGGTCACGTCGGCGGTTCAGAGAGCCGCCGTCGTGGCTGCGGCCGCGCTGTGCTTCGCTGCCTC